The genomic region GCATTATTAAACACAACCCTCCACTAAccgaaaaaaaagagaggaaaaaaaaagaaacttgaAAAGTTTAGGGTGTATGAGATTTAAATTTTTCCGAGCAACTTATAATTTATAAGGAGATACAAAGACAAAAGATTGTCTTATATATGTATTAAGAAGTTATTGGAAGGTGCAAGTCAACCAGACTTAAATGAATATAACTTAGATATAGCCcaataaatgaataaatactTTAACACACTCCTTCACATGGAGCCGTTGGTTATTGAAGCATGGATATGGCATAGACTCGTCCTACCTTAAGCTGAAATTGAACTTTTATTTAAAAGAATGGGGGAAAATAAAAAACTGAAATTCAGACCACTTGGTTATAGTAACTCTGGTATTATCTTATGAACTATGTTCTCAAAATTTTAAACTGTTGGGGAAAATAAAAGCCTTATCTTGCTATGGCATAGACTCATCCTACTTTGAGTtaaatcttaaaccctaaactctaaaccattgAATATAGACAAGTATTATTATATCTTAACACTAAGCCAGGTCAAAACTTGTAAAGAGAATAAAAGCATGCATATCAAAAGATAACACAGTAAGAAAATGGGAAACAAGAAATTACCTATGCTGGAATTGCGACTGCTTTTTGGTTTTGCAAAAGTAACAACAGGGAAAAATAATTTTAGCTGCAAATAGAAAGGGGCAATATGTAATGATGACTCTAAGCTTATAATAAAAACTGGAATTTATGAAAAGCTGCTACGAAAAAAAAATGTGTAATAAATGTAGATCTGCAACAATAACAAATACAATGATGCACCTTTACCACATATCTTATTATGATGAACAATTCACATGTACAAGTGTAGACACTAAAATTTTGAATACCCATGAGTAGGTTTCTAGTTCTAACTAGACAAAAAGCATGCTACCAGTGAAGGAAGcaatattactttctttttttattaaagaaaatgtTTTAAATTTACAAGTGCACTTATATTTCTCAAGAAAATGAATCAATagctttcctttaattttttaGAGTACTAAGTTGATTTTTATCATTCAGCTCACTTTCCCCTTTAGAATTCATCTCATCAGTCTTGTAGTATTTGGACGACTTCCATTCCTTTTGGCTTGAGTATCATTCAATGTGAAACATAGGTACCAAAGAAGAATGACTGGTAGAATATATACTAGCTTAGCAATTGCAAAGAATGCTTAAGTTCCAACTTCCTACAATCTTTACAATAAGGGCCTGAGGAGAAATTTTAAATACCTGACAATATAAAAGACTTGTATCTTTTCCTCTAAATATCTTTGCTATAAATTTCCCTCCTTCCTTAAGGACATGGGTAACAATTGTCAAACCCTGTAAGGAGTAACCTGGTTAGCATCAAGTAACCAGGAAAATCCATTTGAGGCAAATATAATTACCGAACTAGTAGCCAATTAAGAAAATAAAGTGAATTAATTGAAAATGAgaacaaaattatatatatatatatatatatatatctcacaAGAGATAACAAAAGAATGGCCAGTATCTTCATAACCCTCAAAAATTTTTTCCTCCTGAATTTCAAATTTGAATAGGACAAAaattagggctggaagtgagccgagctagaccaagctcaagctcggctcacgaaaattgagcttggctcacggctcgactcattaacaatcgagcttatttcttaagctcaagctcggctcaccaaaagctcacgagctggctcgagctcacgagctggctcaaataagagaaacatagatacataatttatatttttatatcaataaattataacttatatatttttaaaaatatttgaaaagatcaattttatatattgtttatctattaataaattataaattttttatttatgtcttatATTAAAATTacatgtaaaaaataaatataaatattaaataattaagattgttataatatatatataatcgagccagctcacgagctaatgagctgagcttatccaagctcaagctcggctcatttaatttatgagctcaatttcaggctcaagcttggctcaccagctcacaagcttagcttatcgagctgttaatgagtcgagctcgagctggctcatgagctggcttgactcacttccagccctaacaAAAATGCAATGTGGTGCACCTTAGAGGACAAGCACGTATGAAAGAACAAAAGATGAGAAGGTTATAAGAACAAAAAAACTTATTGGAACAAAAAAACTTACTGCAAGTATGAGTTGGGACTGAACAAATTCGTCCATGTCATGAAGCCCAGTAACTGCAAAATCACTTACAATTAAATGTTTTCTACTTAAATAACATAAATGCTATGCTTCATAACTACGCAGTTAATTATCATATTTTGTTTACCATCCGGAGCACCATCACACACAACTAGGTCAGCCTTGCAGCCATCAAAATGTCTGATGACCTgaataaaaaatgataaagaaaacaattttcaaactttagtaCAATAGGTAATTGAGATAAATTAACTGATGGAACATGCAGCCTGCAAGTTCCATTGTTCAAAAAAgaaatgagaaaagaaaaaaaaaaagataaaaaggaGGATGAACTCTCGATCAAATTTCCATATAAAAGAAACACAGCTTAGATAATAAGATAAGACAGATTAAATATAATTTTCCAATTGCATATGTGAAACATTCTCATCCCAGCCCAACAAAATAAATATAGTACAGCATGACAGCAGTATTACTGTTTACCACTTCAGCAGTCCGTGCATTAGTTATATCACCCTGCACCTGGATAACACCTTCAATTGGAGCCATTGGCTGCAAATCAATAGCTACAATAAGAGGAAGATCTTCATCCCTGATATCAAAATGAGGAGAAATTTGACAACCAAGACAAAAAAGCCAGCTGAtatgatttacatcatgttcaGAAACATAAAGCACACCACTTTCACGTTGAATATTCAAAAGCATTGATTTGATTATTTTATAAATTCGATAGAACATATGAGTGGGAAACAAAGCActctcaaagaaaagaaaacttaCTTTGCATCAGGTGCAAGTTTAACCGGGAGATACACTTTACGACTCAAAACCTGAACATAAGAATTGATTGTTATGAAGATGGACATATAGTGCAAGCTCTGTTATCCCTATTCTAGTACTTCTACTATTGATGATATATCTCCATGTCATGGACTGACCTCGGTTCCAGTCTCAAGTATCAtgttaaaagttaaaataatgtcagcagaataaactaaaaacaaaaagTTGTGTCTAGTAATGACATTGTTTAAAGTACTTTAAACTTAAAACCATGCAGTTGATTGGtcttgttgctgctgctgctgaagCAAAAGATGCTTTTCAAAACATTTGTGGTTGTGCATAATATGaaataatttaaatgaataaTATTGGTTAACAATTCAAATACCAAAACAGTGATCATTTCCAGTCACTAGTACCTGACTCCAGCTACCTGGGGCAGCACATAAATCTACAACACGCTTCACTCCTGCCAGAATTTGAATTTGTTTCACATAATGTAATACATACATAGAAATAAGGAATCACAATGCCATATCAATCTGTAGTAGACTCAAGTACAAAAccaaattttaattgaaaacattTCATTATTTCTTAGACAAGAACAAGTAAGAAATCCATCTATCCCAAGAAGTCACATGAAAAAGGAGTGTAAGTAAGTCACTTGTCTATTGTTGACTTCAATTTCTATTTACTGGGCTAACACATAATGGGGTAATGACATTATCAAACTCATGAATACAGGACAGAGGGCAATACCATCCATACAAAAACATATTAATAAAACAACTTAAAAAGAAAACTGAAAAATTCACCTAGCTAGTTAACATTTTCCATGTCCCTTGAATAACCAATTAAAACACGCACCTTCAAAAATGTTGAACTCCTCATCTATCTGAAGGAGTTTAAAGGCACTTCGAGCACGCCAACCTTCTTCTTTTGCTTTCCGGTAATATATATCCTGCAAAAGCCAATTCAGCTAAACATATAAGGGAAGCCCAAAAACACAAACAGCAAATTCAGAAAGTGGGAACCAATCTCTACAATACCCTCTTATCCCTTGATGCTTTGCCCATAATTTATCTCTCACTTTCCAAACTGCTAATCCTGAAAAGCAAAAACAACAAATACCATAAAACACACATAGACACATaaaggcatttcatcaaacaccttatTTGCATAACAAAAggaaaacaacaataacaacaacaagacACCATAACGAACTAGATTGTTTTTATGACCTTTAATTTTGATTGGGTTGCTTTTGCTCATGTTTTtgctttttatctttaatttatatattttttaaaagatttatccAAAACACCCCCATTAtttacaacaacaataataacaacaatgggcttttagaattaaaataaaggTTTACCAGTTAGCTGCTCCGCTGCTGGCAATGAACAACCACGGGCTAGTGGCCAGCGGCAGCAACCGTCAACGATGACGGAAACGAGAGAACCAGATGTATCCGGTGTGACGGTGCGGTGATCGACGGCGAATCGTATTGGTGACTGGTGAGGCTGCGAAACTGCGAAACTGCGAATTGTGGTAGACTGATGGTGACTTATATGGCTGGCTGGCTGGTGGTTAGTGGTGGCCGTCGGACGTGGCTGACCGGCCGAAGAACGGACGAGGCAGTGAAGCACGAAGAAGAAGAATGCCGGGGAGGCGGGGAGTGGAAGCTGTGTGTGCCGGTGCCCTAATCCTCCTAATTTTTTAATTCTGGTTCAACCGGACCGTGTCCACTGACTCGAGCCTTGGTTTTATCTTTAGCCGGGTCTAGATTTTTTTTATATCGGATTTAGACGGATCCAAATGAATTCGGACAAAATTTGACTCAAACCAATTGGGTATGGACGGAACCTTTGGACTAATCTGGGCCATGAACAACCCTAAGCAGAATCAAGAAAGAAAGAGAGGCCTGACCAAAAActataaaagaaagaaggaagcttcttttttttatatgtcCAAGAGAACTTTGGGCTTTTGGCAATGGCGGTGGTGGAAGTGGAAATGGAAGATATGGCTGCTCTAGCAGTGAATAATAATCAGCCAAACTAGTTTCTTAATGACCAAATGAACCggctttaaaaaataataaacctaCTTTGAAAATAACTAGTCtcataaaaactaatttttgtcGTCATGTGACATATTTTTTAATAGAGAGTTGATATTGTtccaaaataataatattagAATCGAGGtgtcttttttatttataatgaaTTCGTATTGTTCTTTATGAAAATAGTCGACGATTGAGTTGGGTTTTTGTTTAAAATATACCATTCgtatttaagaaaaatattttatatattacttttgtgcatatattttttacaaaacataattgataaaaataaaaaaataaattattttttatgccataaaattaaaaaaatattagatgaTCAGTATAATTTATAAcaataaaagtataaaaaaaaaatagtgtaaATATAATTTCTTCAAATTGAATATTCTCCGTGAACCGTGGTGAAATAATAGCATAACTGCATAAGGAATGGGTTCACCAATTCCAGCATTCCAAGTATGGAAATTAATCCAAAGAGAATTATGTTTCCCCATTTCTGAATCATTCCTTTGTAAATGTAGCAGAACCTTAGTATATAGagtaattagttattttatattataaaaaatttagatgCTGACAAAATTGATCAGAAAAATTGAACATAAAATGATATCTATATAAGATAAGTTTTGTTCgacaaaaataactaatttttaaatttttattaataatttcgTAAATATCATTTTCTATCTTAAATCGATtcattctttttctatccttataGTTGCTGTCATTTACCGGCTACCATATCTCCTTCGAAAAGTCTCTAAATTTTGCTACAATGGCTCGAATTTCAACAACAATCGCAGCAACTACTCGTTTGCTCTCCACTGGTACTATCACATTCATTATTCATCTATTTATCTATTTGTATCCTTTTGTGTAGGTCACtgatttagttttcattttgtatTTGTTGCATCTGAGCGGGGGTAGTGTTGCTGCAGCTATTGGAGTTCGAGCCATTCTAGCAAAGTTCAAAGACTTTTTGGAGGAGGTATGATAGGCGGCGATAATTGTAGGAAGAGAAAGGGAATGACTTAATTTAGGATAAGGGAGGGGTATTAGTTGCAGaattatcaataaaaatttaagGATCAATTATTTTTGTCGAAAAAAATTTATCTTATATAagtataactttaattttaattttttatggttaGTTTTGTCAGCGTCCAAATTTTTTATGGTCATAAATAACTATTTACTcctagtgtgtgtgtgtatatatatatatatatatatgagtaatGTTAGGTAACCAAAATATTATAGACAATAAACAAAGATATATCATTAATAATATTTGCATTGATAAGAAAGTGTAAATCACTCTCCTAACTTAATTAATACAATAATTTCTTTCTATAACTATCTTCCATCATTAATTACACCAAAagtcaattttaaatttaatgtgAACCATATCTCAGAAAATTCTCTTTCTTTATTACATTCATAATTCTATAATTTTTtctcaaataaaaatttttaaattcttatatttttaattctaaaaaaatttcaaattaccTCAATAcattttacaaaaaataaaagcaTCTTAAATTTGGACAAATGACTAAAATAAATCATTTGGGTCTCAAATTTACCGAAATACAACTTTTGTATATTGCATACGCAAATGTAATTTTTTACTAAACTATATAGACCGCGAGAGGGTCCCATGAATTCCAAATGTACATAAACCGCTATACCCCTCCAGCGGTTTGTATTAAGATGCAAAATGGCTAGAAACTATCGCAGCAACACCCGCCACATTTCTCAACGTTGAACTTGGAAGCCATCGGCCAGTAACCGAACATAGATCCCAACTGGTATGCAACATCCTGCAGCGTGATGGTGCACTGCCCGAATGACATATGAAAAGTGTGTGTGTCTCAAAACGCCACCTCTCGATGAATGAATGCGCTGAATAGGGGCTTATCCAACCAGAACCATCTCGTGTTGAGCCTCGCCAGGTGGTACAAACTAACCCTCTCTAAATAGGGTATGATCCTGTCATGTAGAGGCATATTCTGTTACCTCCGGACACTATAAATACACCTACTTGACTATAGCATGTGAGAGAAATAACCAAACTAAATGAAATTCCATCACTAACAAGTTTAACCCATAGATTATAACCGGAGACAGATACTaaacttataattttaaatttaaatttataaaacttAAATATACGACTcaaatctttaatttaaaataatcaaatactaaacttataattttaaaatttaagaaagactcaaatctttaatttaaaataatcaaatactaaacttataattttaaaatttaagaacATAAAATACAACCATTAGATTCTATTTACAAAatttaatctttaaattttaaaccctaaacaactaaaattataatattaaaatttaaacttaCATATTTAAAAgctaaaattttaaatcttagttTTTAAATACGATACTTAAACAACAACCCTACAAGCCTTACAATTTGAATCCTATATCTCAAATACAAGAGGATCATCATTCTACTTAAACATTTGATCCTACTTTTAAATTTTACATCTTAACTTTGGAATCCTAAACTGGCCAATCCTAAATTATGTGTTTTAACTACTGCACCCGATACTACATTTTATATTATATGAAATTCAATAACTAAAAGAAAACAAACTTACCTCTTCGTTGATGTTGCCGGCAACATGTGCAATGCCTTTGAGCCGGTAAAGACCGTGTTCGTCCATCATGGTCCTGGCCCCAGCAAAGTCAGAATGGCCAAATCCTCTAAACGTGAAGAACTTTGTCTTCCTCACCACActtttctctctccctctctctagaacgtctctttctctctctaagaATATGAAAATGGCTCAAATTGAATAATCTGCGACTCCCCTCTCGCGTATTTATACTAAAGCATAAACCGCTGGACCCATGTCGCGGTTTATGCATGTTTGACATTTACACAGAAACCGCCAGACCCCTGCCGCAATTTCTAGCCATTTTGCATATCAACATAAATTGCTGGaggggtgtagcggtttatgtaCATTTAGAATCTGTGGGATCCATCTCACAGTTTATATAGTTTAGTGAAAATTTGTATTTGTGTATGTAATATGCAAAAGTTGTATTTCGATAAATTTGTAACCCCAAATGTTTTATTTTAGTCATTTGTCCTTAAATTTGATTAGTCTCTATTTATTGAAAATAAGAAACATTCAAAATTATTAGTTTTTgaattgcaaaataaaataataaataataaattagtaCCAACTCATTGATTATAAAAATGACATGTTTAAAATTATAGATGTTATACATATAAAATTATGGATGTTAAATTAAAGAATTTTAACAACTACTATACAACTCATATTTTACATATAAactattagaaaataaaaaataaaaaataaaatataaacaaaaattaaaaaataaatttttaaaaataattattaactcatcatattaaaattaataaataagcatacatataaatattaaataaaaaatattaaaataattaaaatcattaTCCATTAGTAGTGCACATATAAGATAATTTGAAGAATACAATAAGacacataatttaaaatttggtaatattaattataaaaatttattagttATGGACattatatatatgaaattatgaatGTTATGAGTACGAAATTATGGATGTGATTAATATGAAATTACGGATGTTATGTGTTACTTATACAATAACTAAAAATTGATATGTGTATGAatgtaataactaataaatattaatttaatatttgtaTGTTAGTTGCatgtaattatggatgttatcTGTATTTATGAGGGATTTGCAGATAAAGGATCCTAAGGTTTGGAATCAAGAAGAGTATCTACGTTCGGAAAATGATTCATTCTCTGTTTTTATCACCAATTTGCCACAAGATATTTCTAAGAAGGAATTATTTCAATTGTTCCATTAGACGGGGCGAATCAATGACATCTATTTAGCTCAAAAACTGAAAAATGAGAAGGTGTACTTGTTTGCGTTTGTTCGATATACCATGAAAGGGGGCGATGAAGGCTATAGCAGAAATGCATAATACAAGTATAAGGGGGAAGATAATATCAGTAGGTGAGGCTAAGTATAGAATGCCAATGGAGGGAAAGATCACCGGGATACGCAAGGGAGACATTGCAAGAACTGATATAGAGAACAGGCAACCTAGGAGAGGAAAAAGTCCTACAATAGTGGAAGAAATAAAGAAGGATACATCTGTCAAGGACCTGCATGGAAATGGTTGGATGAAGAAGGTTGAAATTCCAATAGCAAAAGAGAATTTCGATTGGCTGCTGAGGAGTCTGGTAGGAGGAACGACGATAGCCATTAACTTCAAATAGCTACAAAGAGCGATCGGAAAGAATTTTTCTCAAGTTGTCGAAGTCAGAGAACTTGGAGCTTATAAAGCCTTGCTAGTTTTTGATACTATGAAGAATGCGAAGGAAGCATTCACATTCAAAATGACTAGCTTCCTACAATTCTTTCATAGTGTATAGAGATGGGAGGAATTGGAACATAGTGAGACAAGAAGAGTTTGGCTAGAATGTTATGGAGTACCTTTACGTATTTGGTCAGTGGAGACGTTCAACACGATAGGTGGCCTATGGGAAGAAGTAGTCAAGTGTGATGAAATGACGAAGTCGACCTTATCATTCAGTTCGGGTCGAGTGCTAATTGATACTTGTGTATTTGACATGATTAAGAAATGGGTGCATATCACCATAGGTACTAGTGACTTCGATGTCTTTCTAAAGGAGGTAGGACATGAGGTATATGGAGATAATTGTTTGCTGGAAGATGCAATTGTAAGGTAAACATGTGAAAGCTCTAGTTCACATTCCGGTGGAAGAGTGGCGATGGCGGCGGCATGGGATCCCGCGGCTAAGATCATCATGGAATGGGCAAACAAAGGAGATGAGGACAAGTGTAGAATGGTAACATCAGATATCTTTTTGAATGAATGCAATCAAGAAAATTCAAAACAGTATCAAGTGCAACGGAAAATGGGTTCTTTCAGAGTTAATGGAATTAATGGTAAGGCTGGTTGTGAGGAATTTGATAATTATATGGAGGTTGATTTGGAAAGAACAGATACAGATAATTGCTTGGATAAGGAAAGTGGGTCCAAAAGAGTTGAGGTAAGTGTCCAAGGGTGGAATGATATGGGTCTGGGATCTAATAATTCAGAGGCCCACGCACAATGCAATAATTCTTGTCTCCCGATGGGTCACACAATTATTGGGCCGGTGAAAGAGAAGCAGATGGGTTGGGAGCTTATGCCACAAGAGACCAACAAGGAAGGTGGGCCGGGTCAGGGGTTAGGTAGGTGTTTTGGTTCGGGCTAGTCGGATCCCTCCTTGAGCGTTGCTAGACTATGCGGAACGGGCTGCACACTTCAGCATCCCCCATTCATTGATCACGCTCCTGCGTTCCATTGAGCTG from Arachis ipaensis cultivar K30076 chromosome B02, Araip1.1, whole genome shotgun sequence harbors:
- the LOC107625723 gene encoding putative tRNA (cytidine(32)/guanosine(34)-2'-O)-methyltransferase isoform X2, coding for MRSSTFLKVLSRKVYLPVKLAPDAKDEDLPLIVAIDLQPMAPIEGVIQVQGDITNARTAEVVIRHFDGCKADLVVCDGAPDVTGLHDMDEFVQSQLILAGLTIVTHVLKEGGKFIAKIFRGKDTSLLYCQLKLFFPVVTFAKPKSSRNSSIEAFAVCENYSPPEGFNPKDLHRLLEKVGSPSGVDDTDCCSGWLEGPNKVYIPFLACGDLSGYDSDRSYPLPKVVGGTYQSLDPVQPPIAPPYKRALELKKGTSQGGGIRELENLTLDS
- the LOC107625723 gene encoding putative tRNA (cytidine(32)/guanosine(34)-2'-O)-methyltransferase isoform X1, whose protein sequence is MGKASRDKRDIYYRKAKEEGWRARSAFKLLQIDEEFNIFEGVKRVVDLCAAPGSWSQVLSRKVYLPVKLAPDAKDEDLPLIVAIDLQPMAPIEGVIQVQGDITNARTAEVVIRHFDGCKADLVVCDGAPDVTGLHDMDEFVQSQLILAGLTIVTHVLKEGGKFIAKIFRGKDTSLLYCQLKLFFPVVTFAKPKSSRNSSIEAFAVCENYSPPEGFNPKDLHRLLEKVGSPSGVDDTDCCSGWLEGPNKVYIPFLACGDLSGYDSDRSYPLPKVVGGTYQSLDPVQPPIAPPYKRALELKKGTSQGGGIRELENLTLDS